In Sulfurisphaera javensis, a single genomic region encodes these proteins:
- a CDS encoding DNA-directed RNA polymerase subunit F yields MSFSLKVEEEHYVPYSYAKKILQDVISSGSSSNILQRTFEYLNTVSKCDSDVSLKIMEELKDIIPREDIRAIIASICPTTIEEVRSILVLDSGKTYTTDQIQKIISIVKSHMES; encoded by the coding sequence TTGTCTTTTTCTCTTAAGGTTGAGGAGGAGCATTATGTACCTTACTCTTATGCAAAAAAAATTCTTCAAGATGTTATATCTTCTGGTTCTTCTTCAAATATTCTTCAGAGGACTTTTGAGTATTTAAATACAGTTTCTAAATGCGATAGTGATGTGTCATTAAAAATTATGGAAGAATTAAAAGACATAATTCCAAGAGAAGATATTAGGGCTATAATTGCTAGTATATGTCCTACTACAATAGAAGAAGTTAGATCTATTCTTGTACTAGATTCGGGAAAAACTTATACTACGGATCAAATACAGAAAATAATAAGTATAGTAAAGTCACATATGGAGAGTTGA
- a CDS encoding 30S ribosomal protein S3ae: MSSKTAIKDKWKLKKWFTILAPKTFGEVVLGTTPAYDSNQALNRKVETTLYDLTGDYSLVYVHLYFKIVGIEGDRLVTRFAGHELSRDYIRSLVRRKSSKIDAITDVTTKDGYLIRVKGLALTTYRAHVSQKTEIRKIIWDILSKKASESSFDEFVQDVVFGKLSNDIFQQAKKIYPLRKVEIEKTKVLKTPS; encoded by the coding sequence ATGTCGTCAAAGACAGCGATTAAGGACAAGTGGAAGTTAAAGAAATGGTTTACTATATTAGCTCCAAAAACGTTCGGAGAAGTAGTCTTAGGAACAACACCAGCATATGATTCAAATCAAGCTTTAAATAGAAAAGTCGAGACAACGCTTTATGATTTAACTGGGGATTATAGTTTAGTCTACGTTCATTTATATTTCAAAATAGTTGGTATTGAAGGGGATAGATTAGTAACTAGATTCGCTGGCCATGAATTATCTAGAGATTATATTAGATCATTAGTTAGGAGAAAGAGCTCTAAAATTGATGCAATTACTGACGTTACTACAAAAGATGGATACCTCATTAGAGTAAAAGGGTTAGCATTAACTACATATAGGGCTCATGTATCTCAAAAGACTGAGATTAGAAAAATAATATGGGATATATTATCAAAAAAGGCTTCAGAAAGTTCATTTGATGAATTTGTACAAGATGTTGTATTTGGTAAACTTTCTAATGATATATTCCAACAAGCAAAGAAAATATACCCATTAAGAAAAGTAGAAATAGAAAAAACTAAAGTATTAAAAACTCCATCGTAA
- a CDS encoding HemK2/MTQ2 family protein methyltransferase — protein sequence MSSFRIIKFNKYKLCINDETYEPSDDTELLLDILRVNKGEIVIDVGSGSGILGLHSLSLGAKEVFFVDINPYATEATLCTLKMYSFTNYHVINCDLINCIRDFEFDIAIFNPPYLPYEEYDKWIGYSWSGGKSGVDILVKFLHMIKAKRVYTLYSSLGDEEYLMSVIKKLKFRIVSKKERTIGFETLTALEIYNDKISNS from the coding sequence GTGTCAAGTTTTAGAATTATTAAGTTTAATAAATACAAATTATGTATAAATGATGAAACTTACGAACCTTCTGATGATACTGAATTACTTTTAGATATATTAAGAGTAAATAAAGGGGAAATTGTCATAGACGTAGGTAGTGGAAGTGGCATTTTAGGACTTCACTCTCTTTCGTTAGGAGCTAAAGAAGTGTTTTTTGTAGATATAAACCCTTATGCAACAGAAGCTACTCTTTGTACATTAAAAATGTACTCTTTTACGAATTATCATGTTATAAATTGTGACCTTATAAATTGTATCAGAGACTTCGAGTTCGATATAGCTATATTTAATCCTCCCTATTTACCTTATGAGGAATATGATAAATGGATAGGATATAGCTGGTCAGGCGGAAAAAGTGGAGTAGATATTTTAGTTAAATTTTTACACATGATTAAAGCAAAAAGAGTTTACACTTTGTATTCCTCTCTCGGAGATGAGGAGTATTTAATGAGTGTGATAAAAAAATTAAAGTTTAGAATAGTATCAAAAAAAGAAAGAACTATAGGATTCGAAACTCTTACGGCATTGGAGATCTACAATGATAAGATTAGTAATAGTTGA
- a CDS encoding UPF0147 family protein, which produces MASLYDNEAKIKQAIIMLQKIVNDTSVPRNIRRAATDAIRNLQDPSLSPGVRAANAIGILEEISQDPNMPTHTRISIWNVVSMLETVKD; this is translated from the coding sequence ATGGCATCCCTTTATGACAACGAAGCAAAAATTAAACAAGCAATAATTATGTTACAGAAAATTGTAAATGATACCAGTGTTCCTAGAAATATCAGAAGAGCAGCTACTGATGCTATAAGAAATTTGCAAGATCCCTCGTTAAGTCCCGGAGTAAGAGCTGCAAATGCAATAGGAATACTCGAGGAAATAAGTCAAGATCCAAATATGCCTACTCACACTAGAATTTCAATTTGGAACGTAGTTTCAATGTTAGAAACCGTAAAAGACTGA
- a CDS encoding 50S ribosomal protein L21e: MVTHSKGYRTRTRKLLTKDVRERGGVPRLSLLMEEFKEGDYVVIKINPSIHKGMPHRRYHGKVGIVQGKRGKAYIVKVNLGDKEKIIIVRPEHLVRFNGIKSG; this comes from the coding sequence ATGGTTACTCACTCAAAAGGCTATAGAACAAGAACAAGAAAATTATTAACAAAGGATGTAAGAGAAAGAGGAGGAGTACCTAGGTTAAGCTTACTTATGGAGGAATTTAAAGAAGGAGATTATGTAGTAATTAAAATAAATCCATCAATTCATAAAGGTATGCCTCATAGAAGATACCACGGCAAGGTTGGTATAGTTCAAGGTAAGAGAGGAAAAGCATACATTGTAAAAGTTAACCTAGGAGACAAGGAAAAAATAATCATAGTAAGGCCAGAGCACTTGGTTAGATTTAATGGAATTAAGTCAGGGTGA
- a CDS encoding 16S ribosomal RNA methyltransferase A has product MRLGQHFLVNEETIKKFVSYVDLSIRPLIEIGGGKGNITKHLNPDIIIELDERFSNYLKNLVIADARYLPVIRGQIVSSLPYYITFDFFEEIVKLDGIKRLSLILQLDFIKKVVNEPTYISYLLNYYFKIEIKDVLPPWFFKPRPKVFSSIVIFQRIRTNTNKVNELLKCISRYRNKKIVNALELCGATNIKNKDIFNKRVRDYKPCQVLELLSLINTNYV; this is encoded by the coding sequence ATGAGGCTGGGTCAACACTTTCTAGTCAATGAGGAAACTATAAAGAAATTTGTTTCTTATGTGGATTTATCTATAAGACCTTTAATTGAAATAGGTGGTGGAAAAGGAAATATAACTAAACACTTAAATCCTGACATCATAATAGAATTAGATGAACGATTTTCCAATTACCTTAAAAATCTAGTAATTGCTGATGCTAGGTATTTACCAGTTATAAGAGGTCAAATAGTTTCTTCTTTACCTTACTACATTACCTTTGATTTCTTTGAAGAAATCGTTAAATTAGACGGAATCAAAAGGTTAAGCCTAATTTTGCAACTTGATTTTATTAAAAAAGTTGTAAATGAGCCTACTTACATCTCTTATTTGTTAAATTATTACTTTAAAATAGAGATAAAAGATGTCTTACCTCCTTGGTTTTTTAAACCTAGACCAAAAGTCTTCTCCTCGATAGTAATCTTTCAAAGGATAAGGACTAACACAAATAAAGTCAATGAGTTATTAAAATGCATAAGTAGATATAGAAATAAGAAAATTGTTAACGCTTTAGAATTATGTGGTGCTACAAATATTAAAAATAAAGATATTTTTAACAAAAGAGTGAGAGACTATAAGCCGTGTCAAGTTTTAGAATTATTAAGTTTAATAAATACAAATTATGTATAA
- the tmk gene encoding dTMP kinase codes for MFKLISFEGIDGAGKTTIAKNLHMFLQEKGYNVILTQEPFTEEITKLIGKAGWNDPVLLTLLFSADRAFHIKWLLQQNPDIVIMDRYIHSTIAYQSVLGVDEKWIEEVNSKFPKPDIVFLLDIEVENALKRIRKDDKFNFKEKIVTLDKVRKKYLELSIKYNFIVLNANDTIENITQKVNNTICSLLKCS; via the coding sequence ATGTTCAAGTTAATATCATTTGAGGGAATCGATGGCGCTGGAAAAACAACAATAGCTAAAAATCTTCACATGTTTCTACAAGAAAAAGGATATAATGTAATACTTACACAAGAACCATTCACAGAAGAAATAACAAAACTAATAGGAAAGGCAGGGTGGAATGATCCAGTTCTATTAACATTATTGTTCTCAGCAGATAGGGCTTTCCATATAAAATGGTTATTACAACAAAACCCAGACATTGTAATAATGGATCGTTATATTCACTCCACTATTGCATATCAAAGTGTTTTAGGAGTTGATGAGAAATGGATAGAAGAAGTTAATTCTAAATTCCCTAAACCAGATATTGTATTTTTACTTGATATTGAAGTTGAAAATGCATTAAAAAGGATAAGAAAAGATGATAAATTTAATTTTAAAGAGAAAATAGTCACATTGGATAAAGTAAGGAAAAAATACTTGGAATTGTCTATAAAATATAATTTTATAGTTTTGAATGCGAATGACACAATAGAAAATATTACGCAAAAAGTAAATAATACTATTTGCTCTCTTTTGAAATGCTCTTAA
- a CDS encoding DUF655 domain-containing protein has translation MQRRKNVRERMEKIVYILDYMRQGNPLDKHPQHKNRPVMQLVGTDYFMLMEAVPLTPNIDFQIEQKLELDNSPIKIDFHITYEDLTTVAKDELVKVVRKIITEDKSSIFIDFFNKAEPLTLKLHALELLPGIGKKTLRIILEERKKQPFTDFKDIETRVGIKDVVGILTERIIKEIQGGEKYYLFVYPLFDEKNKKLGEHSVYIGYLEKLGKQNEAGSTLSSQ, from the coding sequence ATGCAGAGACGAAAGAATGTAAGGGAAAGAATGGAAAAGATAGTGTATATTCTAGACTATATGAGACAAGGGAATCCATTAGATAAACACCCCCAACATAAGAATAGGCCTGTTATGCAATTAGTTGGAACCGATTATTTTATGCTTATGGAGGCTGTACCTTTAACTCCTAATATTGATTTTCAAATAGAACAGAAGTTAGAACTAGATAATTCACCCATTAAAATTGATTTTCATATTACGTATGAGGATCTAACTACAGTAGCAAAAGACGAGTTAGTAAAAGTAGTAAGAAAAATAATTACAGAAGATAAATCATCTATATTTATTGATTTCTTTAACAAAGCTGAACCCTTAACTCTTAAATTGCATGCGTTAGAGCTTTTACCGGGTATTGGGAAAAAGACTTTGAGAATAATATTAGAGGAAAGAAAGAAGCAGCCATTTACAGATTTTAAAGATATTGAAACAAGGGTTGGTATAAAAGATGTCGTTGGAATTTTAACAGAGAGGATAATAAAAGAAATTCAAGGTGGAGAGAAGTACTACTTATTTGTCTATCCCTTGTTTGATGAGAAGAACAAAAAACTTGGAGAACATTCAGTTTACATAGGGTATTTAGAAAAGTTGGGCAAACAGAATGAGGCTGGGTCAACACTTTCTAGTCAATGA
- a CDS encoding CDP-2,3-bis-(O-geranylgeranyl)-sn-glycerol synthase has product MSLIIYIALGILYYLPALVANGSAPFVKNGTPIDFKRNFIDGRRILGDGKSFEGLLVALTFGTTVGVILSKFLGIEWIIVSFVESFFAMIGDMIGAFIKRRLGLERGARALGLDQLDFVLGATLGLFLAKIQVNIYEFLSIVIIAFVLHILTNNIAYRLKIKSVPW; this is encoded by the coding sequence ATGTCTTTAATAATCTATATTGCTTTAGGAATTTTATATTATTTGCCAGCATTAGTAGCAAATGGAAGTGCTCCTTTCGTTAAAAATGGAACACCAATTGATTTTAAAAGAAACTTTATAGACGGAAGAAGAATACTTGGTGATGGTAAATCTTTTGAAGGTCTCTTAGTAGCATTAACTTTTGGTACTACTGTTGGAGTAATTTTATCTAAGTTTTTAGGAATTGAGTGGATTATAGTTAGTTTTGTTGAATCTTTTTTTGCAATGATTGGTGATATGATAGGAGCATTTATTAAGAGGAGGTTAGGATTAGAAAGGGGTGCTAGAGCATTAGGCTTAGATCAACTAGATTTTGTTTTAGGTGCTACTTTAGGTTTATTTTTAGCTAAAATTCAAGTTAATATTTATGAATTTTTAAGTATAGTTATTATAGCGTTTGTCCTACACATCTTAACTAATAATATAGCGTACCGATTAAAAATAAAAAGTGTTCCTTGGTAA
- the trmJ gene encoding tRNA (cytidine-2'-O-)-methyltransferase TrmJ codes for MIRLVIVEPEGSYNVGFISRLAKNFLVDELYIVNPHCDLEEAKRFSAKGIEYLERAKIVNSFDEAIKDVDLKIATSSIADNRGDILRKSIRPWELPKLIEGKRIALIFGRESVGLTREEIAKSDLLLFIPGNPEYPVLNLSHAVGIVLYEIWKSKGENRPTVSSESISLIDKYSRDLVNLIKNNEEDEAMYIALKRALIKGVLDEEEARTVIRLLRKLYVKLTKKFE; via the coding sequence ATGATAAGATTAGTAATAGTTGAACCTGAAGGCTCATATAATGTTGGTTTCATATCAAGATTAGCCAAAAATTTTCTAGTTGATGAATTATATATAGTTAATCCCCATTGTGACTTAGAAGAAGCAAAGAGGTTTTCTGCTAAAGGAATAGAGTACCTTGAAAGAGCTAAAATTGTTAATAGTTTTGATGAGGCAATAAAAGATGTTGATCTGAAAATTGCCACCTCAAGTATTGCAGATAATAGGGGTGATATTCTCAGAAAATCTATTAGACCATGGGAATTACCTAAATTAATAGAAGGGAAAAGAATAGCTTTAATTTTTGGAAGAGAAAGCGTAGGTCTAACTAGAGAGGAAATAGCTAAATCTGATTTACTCTTATTTATCCCAGGGAATCCAGAGTATCCAGTGCTTAATCTTTCTCATGCAGTAGGAATAGTGCTTTATGAGATTTGGAAAAGTAAAGGAGAAAATAGGCCAACAGTAAGCAGCGAGTCAATATCTTTGATAGATAAATATTCGAGAGATTTAGTTAATTTAATTAAAAATAATGAAGAAGATGAAGCAATGTATATAGCTTTGAAAAGGGCTTTAATAAAAGGAGTATTAGATGAGGAAGAAGCAAGGACAGTTATTAGATTGCTGAGAAAACTTTACGTTAAATTAACAAAGAAATTTGAGTAG
- a CDS encoding Clp1/GlmU family protein, with protein sequence MFEKDIDIVIKGPCKIKVKQGLIDISGIEINDEIEIKDAKTYTLTTLKETDLNMDCNIVSKFPTLSWQKIGKELGGKILVLGNENSGKSYFSNLVSNLKNIPILDADVGQSSLFIPTFIALSNIKQTLNPREKGYSKLEFFGDKSPTINPSYHIALITKLLQNNIIVDTDGWVSGFFAFKHKLELIYLIDPDYIVIFENEEKLPLPNDLNKKIIHIKRFPLGNWRDRNERKKYRQSLYKEYFTRANEIQIRTEKIFGIPVTNNLFISWGGDLLQISDEEPCEGYYVQDVKGLLLGLTSKGKIVGAGIISNINKDYVTIKTPEKDVDGALMGYISLNENFEERRVKIKKCSS encoded by the coding sequence ATGTTTGAAAAAGACATAGACATAGTAATAAAAGGACCTTGTAAAATAAAAGTAAAACAAGGTTTAATCGATATTTCTGGTATTGAAATCAATGACGAAATAGAAATTAAAGACGCAAAAACTTATACTTTAACAACTTTAAAAGAAACAGATTTAAATATGGATTGTAATATCGTTTCAAAATTTCCTACATTATCATGGCAAAAAATTGGAAAAGAACTAGGCGGAAAAATTCTAGTTTTAGGTAATGAAAACTCTGGTAAATCTTATTTTTCAAACTTAGTTTCAAATCTTAAAAATATTCCTATTCTTGATGCAGATGTAGGGCAATCATCATTATTCATTCCAACTTTCATAGCATTATCTAACATTAAGCAAACATTGAACCCTAGAGAAAAAGGATATAGTAAACTTGAATTCTTTGGAGATAAAAGTCCTACAATAAACCCTTCATATCACATTGCTTTAATTACAAAACTATTGCAAAATAATATAATAGTTGACACGGATGGATGGGTTTCAGGATTTTTTGCATTTAAACATAAACTTGAACTAATTTATCTTATAGACCCAGATTATATTGTTATCTTTGAAAATGAAGAAAAACTCCCTCTCCCAAATGATCTAAATAAAAAAATCATACATATAAAGAGATTCCCTTTAGGAAATTGGAGAGATAGAAATGAAAGAAAAAAATATCGACAATCACTTTACAAGGAATATTTCACTAGAGCAAATGAGATTCAAATCAGAACAGAAAAAATATTTGGAATACCAGTAACAAATAATCTATTTATAAGTTGGGGAGGAGACTTATTACAAATAAGTGACGAAGAACCTTGTGAAGGATATTATGTCCAAGACGTAAAGGGGTTATTACTTGGATTAACGTCAAAAGGAAAAATTGTGGGAGCAGGAATAATTTCTAATATAAATAAAGATTATGTAACTATAAAAACACCAGAAAAAGATGTTGACGGTGCATTAATGGGTTATATAAGCTTAAATGAGAATTTTGAGGAAAGAAGAGTAAAGATAAAAAAATGTTCAAGTTAA
- a CDS encoding Sjogren's syndrome/scleroderma autoantigen 1 family protein produces MSKEEAGVKKAAELLRQGATMLDMACPICHMPLFKLKNGDIVCPNHGKVYVVKDEEEEKKITISMSLDTLEETLFKSMTSVVEKLKNEPMDSDALMQIIRYLDAIERIRRIKSISKESK; encoded by the coding sequence ATGAGCAAAGAAGAAGCTGGTGTAAAAAAAGCTGCTGAATTATTGAGACAAGGAGCTACAATGTTAGATATGGCATGTCCTATATGTCACATGCCCTTGTTTAAGTTAAAAAATGGTGATATTGTGTGTCCTAATCATGGAAAAGTTTATGTCGTAAAAGATGAGGAAGAGGAAAAGAAAATCACGATTTCTATGTCATTAGATACCTTAGAGGAGACTTTGTTTAAGAGTATGACTTCAGTGGTAGAAAAACTGAAAAACGAGCCTATGGACAGTGATGCTTTAATGCAGATAATTAGATATTTAGATGCTATTGAAAGAATCAGAAGAATTAAGAGCATTTCAAAAGAGAGCAAATAG
- a CDS encoding THUMP domain-containing protein, with protein MEEPKLILTVKNNKNNKCIIEILNRLFLKDINSRAEEVVKNVILVYTSLSPIIAYGLIISAPPSCVSKIYPIDFSVNTINEQDIITYFVKYIKEKNGTFKTFYVDCYDRGVKVNCREIEIGIGIGLKDLAKVNFEKPDKVIVVNVVKDSAYLSIINKGQEKVSVNSLR; from the coding sequence ATGGAAGAACCTAAGCTTATCTTAACAGTAAAAAATAATAAAAATAATAAATGTATAATAGAGATTTTAAATAGGTTATTCTTGAAAGATATAAATTCTAGAGCAGAAGAAGTAGTTAAAAATGTGATACTAGTTTACACTTCTTTATCACCGATCATAGCCTATGGATTAATTATTTCAGCACCTCCATCGTGTGTTTCTAAAATTTATCCCATAGATTTTTCCGTTAATACTATAAATGAGCAAGATATTATAACGTATTTTGTTAAATATATAAAAGAAAAGAACGGTACATTTAAAACGTTCTATGTAGATTGTTATGATAGAGGAGTAAAAGTCAACTGTAGAGAAATAGAAATAGGTATTGGTATAGGATTGAAAGATTTAGCGAAAGTGAATTTTGAAAAACCGGATAAAGTAATAGTGGTGAATGTAGTTAAGGATTCAGCGTATCTATCAATAATAAATAAGGGTCAAGAAAAAGTTTCGGTTAACTCTCTCCGTTAA
- a CDS encoding AAA family ATPase, producing MKISEFVFEKGRIVSLYGASGSGKTNIILQVITEITPSLYISTEGKSYYARIENLKAKKDVYYTESNSVYELILSIIKSANLNLKLIAVDTINRFYRETRKEKDIEYPLILLSAWAYENNIKVLLSWQVSGNNRVSGEKFMRKVSEDVLRVTKNYIIGNLRVCKFKIVSSGVEGCL from the coding sequence TTGAAAATATCAGAGTTTGTTTTTGAAAAAGGGAGAATAGTGTCTCTATATGGTGCTTCTGGAAGTGGGAAGACTAATATTATTCTTCAAGTTATTACTGAAATTACTCCCAGTTTATATATTTCTACTGAAGGTAAATCATACTACGCTAGGATAGAGAACCTAAAAGCAAAGAAGGATGTATACTATACTGAATCTAATAGTGTGTATGAATTGATATTATCTATAATAAAATCTGCAAATCTAAACTTGAAGTTAATTGCTGTTGATACAATAAATAGATTTTATAGGGAAACTAGAAAAGAAAAAGATATCGAGTACCCTTTAATTCTTTTATCAGCATGGGCATATGAGAATAACATTAAGGTTTTATTAAGTTGGCAAGTATCTGGCAATAATAGAGTGAGCGGAGAAAAATTTATGCGAAAGGTATCTGAAGATGTCTTAAGGGTTACTAAAAATTATATCATCGGCAACTTAAGAGTGTGCAAATTTAAGATAGTTAGTAGTGGTGTTGAAGGATGTCTTTAA
- the mcm gene encoding minichromosome maintenance protein MCM, producing the protein MLLAIQQADYGDLILEFINTYRDNKGKPIYLNQINEIIAYRKRSFIANFSDLFNFNEQLATQIINNPKELLPILENRIYEYIIEKDPSFQDEIKKIHLRITNVPRVVELRKIRSNDSGKLITVEGILVKATPVKERLSKSVFRHLNPDCMQEFVWPPEGEFDEIIELPTTCPVCGKSGQFKLIEDKSEFIDWQKAVIQERPEEIPPGQLPRQLEIVFEDDLVDSARPGDRVKIVGILEIKKDSQIKRGSKAIFDFYLKVNSIEISQKVLDEVKISEEDEKKIKELSKDPWIRERIISSIAPSIYGHWEIKEAIALALFGGIPKIMEDGTRIRGDIHVLIIGDPGTAKSQILQFAARVAPRAVYTTGKGSTAAGLTATVTRDKNTGDYYLEAGALVLADGGIAVIDEIDKMRDEDRVAIHEAMEQQTVSIAKAGIVAKLNARATVIAAGNPKLGRYIAERGLAENINLPPTILSRFDLIFILIDKPGIEDQLLASHILNVHAGKTKDNQIIDVDTLKKYIAYARKNVFPKLSEEAKNLLQDFFVEMRKKSSESPDSPIIITPRQLEALIRISEAYARMALKNEVDREDAERAINIMRIFLENVGLDVESGKIDIDTIMTGKPKSAREKMAKILEIIDTLAGNNECAKIKDIIKEAEGIGIDKPSVEKLLSDMRKQGLVYESKPECYRKV; encoded by the coding sequence ATATTATTGGCTATACAACAAGCTGATTACGGAGATTTAATATTAGAATTCATAAATACTTATAGAGATAATAAAGGAAAACCCATTTATCTAAATCAAATTAATGAAATTATAGCATATAGAAAGAGAAGTTTTATTGCAAATTTTAGTGATTTATTTAACTTTAATGAACAACTAGCTACTCAAATTATTAATAATCCAAAAGAACTTCTTCCTATTCTTGAAAACAGAATTTATGAATATATTATAGAAAAAGATCCATCTTTTCAAGATGAAATAAAGAAGATACATTTAAGAATAACTAATGTTCCTAGAGTAGTTGAGTTAAGAAAAATAAGAAGCAATGATAGTGGAAAATTAATAACTGTTGAAGGTATATTAGTAAAAGCAACACCAGTTAAAGAAAGACTTAGTAAATCAGTATTTAGACATCTTAATCCAGATTGTATGCAAGAATTCGTATGGCCTCCAGAAGGGGAGTTTGACGAAATTATTGAATTACCTACAACTTGCCCGGTTTGTGGAAAATCTGGACAGTTTAAACTTATTGAGGATAAATCTGAATTTATAGATTGGCAAAAAGCTGTAATCCAAGAAAGACCAGAGGAGATTCCACCTGGACAATTACCTAGACAATTGGAAATAGTATTCGAAGATGACTTAGTTGATTCTGCTAGACCAGGAGATAGAGTAAAAATTGTTGGAATATTAGAAATAAAGAAAGATTCGCAAATTAAAAGAGGAAGCAAAGCGATATTTGACTTTTACTTAAAAGTTAATAGTATAGAAATTTCCCAAAAAGTTTTGGATGAAGTAAAAATCTCAGAAGAAGATGAGAAAAAAATAAAAGAACTTTCTAAAGACCCTTGGATAAGAGAGAGAATAATAAGTTCAATTGCGCCATCAATATACGGACACTGGGAAATAAAAGAAGCTATAGCCTTAGCGTTATTTGGAGGAATACCAAAAATTATGGAAGATGGTACAAGAATTAGAGGAGATATACATGTTCTAATTATAGGTGATCCAGGTACTGCTAAATCTCAAATTCTGCAATTTGCAGCAAGAGTAGCACCAAGGGCAGTTTATACTACTGGAAAAGGATCTACAGCAGCAGGACTAACAGCCACAGTTACAAGAGATAAAAACACTGGCGATTATTATTTAGAAGCTGGAGCTTTAGTATTAGCTGATGGTGGAATAGCTGTTATTGATGAGATTGATAAAATGAGAGATGAAGATAGAGTAGCGATTCACGAAGCAATGGAGCAACAAACAGTCTCTATAGCTAAGGCTGGAATAGTGGCAAAACTTAATGCCAGAGCTACTGTTATAGCAGCAGGAAATCCAAAGTTAGGAAGATATATTGCAGAAAGAGGATTAGCTGAAAACATTAACCTACCGCCAACCATTTTGTCAAGATTTGATTTAATCTTCATATTAATAGATAAGCCAGGGATTGAAGATCAATTGCTTGCATCTCACATACTAAACGTTCATGCAGGAAAAACTAAAGATAATCAAATTATAGATGTAGATACATTAAAGAAATATATAGCATATGCCAGAAAAAACGTGTTCCCTAAATTAAGTGAAGAAGCAAAAAACTTGCTTCAGGACTTCTTTGTAGAGATGAGAAAGAAAAGCTCTGAATCTCCTGACTCTCCAATAATCATTACACCTAGGCAGTTAGAAGCACTAATTAGAATTTCAGAAGCATATGCAAGAATGGCACTTAAGAATGAAGTTGATAGAGAAGATGCTGAAAGAGCAATAAATATTATGAGAATTTTCCTCGAAAACGTTGGTTTAGATGTTGAATCTGGAAAAATTGATATAGACACTATTATGACTGGCAAACCTAAAAGTGCTAGAGAAAAGATGGCTAAAATTCTCGAAATTATTGACACATTAGCAGGAAACAATGAATGTGCTAAAATTAAAGATATAATAAAAGAGGCTGAAGGGATAGGTATTGATAAGCCGAGTGTTGAAAAACTATTGTCTGATATGAGAAAACAAGGATTAGTGTATGAATCCAAACCCGAATGCTATAGAAAAGTTTAG